A region of Plantactinospora sp. BC1 DNA encodes the following proteins:
- a CDS encoding nucleotide sugar dehydrogenase has product MSREKLVVVGQGYVGLPLAVAAVESGLDVVGLDLDTDRIKRLGSGESFVEDISDQRLGAALATGRYLPTSDYADSRDFDVCVISVPTPLRDGVPDLSYVEQAGAALAPYVRPGCTVILESTTYPGTTEELLRPLLEEGSGLRSPDDFHLGYSPERIDPGNPVWGLENTPKVVSGMGPAALDRVDAFYRRIVERTVPVDSTRVAELTKLIENTFRQVNIALVNELATFSHQLGIDIWQAIDAAATKPFGFMSFRPGPGIGGHCLPIDPCYLSWQVKRRLGRQFRFIELASDINHTMPEYVAQRVMAGLSSRGRPLRGARLLMIGLAYKKNTGDLRDSPAIDLAGRLHALGARIRAVEPYADPRHVPTELAMVELTEEEVRLADAVVVVTDHDGLDYDMIIKTARYVFDSRDRCRGPVVERL; this is encoded by the coding sequence ATGAGCAGGGAAAAGCTGGTTGTCGTTGGTCAGGGATACGTCGGCCTGCCCCTCGCGGTGGCCGCCGTGGAGTCGGGACTGGACGTGGTCGGACTCGACCTCGACACCGACCGGATCAAGCGACTCGGCAGCGGGGAATCCTTTGTCGAGGACATCTCCGACCAGCGGCTCGGCGCGGCGCTGGCCACCGGCCGCTACCTGCCCACCAGTGACTACGCCGACAGCCGGGACTTCGACGTCTGCGTGATCAGCGTGCCGACACCGCTGCGGGACGGCGTACCGGACCTCAGCTATGTGGAGCAGGCCGGGGCGGCACTCGCCCCGTACGTCCGCCCCGGCTGCACCGTCATCCTGGAGTCGACGACCTATCCCGGTACGACCGAGGAACTGCTCCGGCCGCTGCTCGAGGAGGGCAGCGGGCTGCGTAGTCCGGACGACTTCCACCTCGGCTACAGTCCGGAGCGGATCGATCCGGGCAACCCGGTCTGGGGGCTGGAGAACACGCCGAAGGTGGTCTCCGGGATGGGGCCGGCGGCGCTGGACCGGGTCGACGCGTTCTATCGCCGGATCGTGGAGCGGACCGTGCCGGTCGACTCGACCCGGGTCGCCGAACTCACCAAGCTGATCGAGAACACGTTCCGCCAGGTCAACATCGCACTCGTCAACGAGTTGGCCACCTTCAGCCACCAGCTCGGCATCGACATCTGGCAGGCGATCGACGCCGCGGCGACCAAGCCGTTCGGGTTCATGTCGTTCCGGCCGGGCCCCGGGATCGGCGGGCACTGCCTGCCGATCGACCCCTGCTATCTCTCCTGGCAGGTGAAGCGCCGGCTCGGCCGGCAGTTCCGCTTCATCGAGCTGGCCAGCGACATCAACCACACCATGCCGGAGTACGTGGCACAGCGGGTGATGGCCGGGCTGAGCAGCCGGGGTCGCCCGCTGCGGGGTGCCCGGCTGCTGATGATCGGCCTGGCGTACAAGAAGAACACCGGTGACCTGCGGGACTCCCCCGCGATCGACCTCGCCGGCCGGCTGCACGCGCTCGGGGCCCGGATCAGGGCGGTGGAGCCGTACGCCGACCCCCGGCACGTGCCGACCGAGCTGGCGATGGTCGAGCTGACCGAGGAAGAGGTCCGGCTCGCCGACGCGGTGGTGGTGGTCACCGACCACGACGGGCTCGACTACGACATGATCATCAAGACCGCCCGGTACGTCTTCGACAGCCGCGACCGCTGCCGCGGCCCGGTGGTCGAGCGGCTGTAA
- the soxR gene encoding redox-sensitive transcriptional activator SoxR: MSWQAEELTIGELAERSGVPASALRFYERQGLIGSRRTSGNQRRYHRSTLRKVAFIRASQSVGIPLSVIGEVLGFLPEGVAPTREFWLRASECWSAELNDRIARLERMRDLFTECVGCGCLSFEQCGLVNPRDVLGEQGSGPRRLQ, translated from the coding sequence ATCTCTTGGCAGGCGGAGGAACTCACGATCGGCGAGTTGGCCGAGCGCAGCGGCGTACCGGCGTCGGCACTGCGGTTCTACGAGCGGCAGGGGCTGATCGGCAGCCGCCGTACCTCTGGAAACCAGCGGCGCTACCACCGCAGCACCCTGCGAAAGGTCGCCTTCATCCGGGCGTCGCAGAGCGTCGGGATCCCGCTGTCGGTCATCGGAGAGGTGCTCGGCTTCCTGCCCGAGGGCGTCGCGCCCACCCGGGAGTTCTGGCTCCGCGCGTCGGAGTGCTGGAGCGCCGAACTGAACGACCGGATCGCCCGGCTGGAGCGGATGCGCGACCTGTTCACCGAGTGTGTCGGCTGCGGCTGCCTCTCCTTCGAGCAGTGCGGGCTGGTCAACCCGCGAGACGTACTCGGCGAACAGGGCTCGGGACCGCGCCGGTTGCAGTGA
- a CDS encoding nitroreductase family deazaflavin-dependent oxidoreductase has translation MTGTHDERDEAPGEVRDSPTGWVSAHVRRYLETDGAEGHDYQGFPTLLVTTRGRRTGALRRTALIYGRDDDRYVVVASNGAAARHPSWFLNLRADPSVRVQVRADRFAARARVADPAERPRLWELMAEIFPMYRTYAERTSRQIPVVLLERH, from the coding sequence ATGACCGGGACGCACGACGAACGGGACGAGGCGCCGGGGGAGGTACGGGACAGCCCCACCGGTTGGGTGTCGGCGCACGTCCGGCGCTATCTGGAGACCGACGGGGCGGAGGGACACGACTACCAGGGCTTTCCGACCCTGCTGGTCACCACCCGAGGACGGCGGACCGGTGCGCTGCGCAGGACCGCGCTGATCTACGGCCGGGACGACGACCGGTACGTCGTGGTGGCCTCGAACGGCGCCGCCGCCCGCCACCCGAGCTGGTTTCTCAACCTGCGGGCAGACCCGTCGGTGCGGGTACAGGTCCGGGCCGACCGGTTCGCCGCCCGAGCGCGGGTCGCGGACCCTGCCGAGCGGCCCCGGCTCTGGGAGTTGATGGCGGAAATCTTCCCCATGTACCGGACGTACGCCGAACGGACGTCCCGGCAGATCCCCGTGGTGCTGCTGGAACGCCACTGA
- a CDS encoding serine/threonine-protein kinase, whose protein sequence is MLESGVLLSGRYRLDERVATGGMGDVWRGTDVVLGRRVAVKVLLPSLLADPDFIARFRAEARMLATLHHPGIVQVFDYGEDELPTGRTDYLVMEYVDGEPLSARIRDTGRLGVVDAMHVVAQVAQALHAAHQGGIVHRDVKPSNLLVQADGTVRLLDFGVARSVNITSITSSNAVPGTALYMAPEQAAGKPVSAATDIYALGAVAYQCVAGQPPFSGENPLQVAVKHLHEDPDPLPADVPAPVAELIGRALAKDPADRYPDAAAMATAARAAAIHPEVVAADAAGGVDGGGIAPAPSPTAVTGLGVRAAAGGAGRAGGAGAASGPSTLTDNPVVGSGGRDREPGIGILTLAGIAAVVGLGAAVVTAVIALKMADDAPATNAPPSPTPSSSATVEAHIPDQPSATVPDGQETNPDRPRDTPRPRPTTSPKPSPTPDSEPTDEPTESTPPTNPPPTNPPTGPENPPGSGGPVEPGNG, encoded by the coding sequence GTGCTGGAATCGGGAGTCCTGCTCAGCGGGCGTTACCGCCTGGACGAGCGTGTCGCCACCGGTGGGATGGGCGACGTGTGGCGCGGTACCGACGTGGTGCTCGGGCGTCGGGTCGCGGTCAAGGTGCTGCTTCCCTCGCTGCTGGCCGACCCCGACTTCATCGCGCGGTTCCGGGCCGAGGCCCGGATGCTGGCCACCCTGCACCACCCGGGCATCGTGCAGGTCTTCGACTACGGCGAGGACGAACTGCCGACCGGCCGCACCGACTACCTGGTGATGGAGTACGTCGACGGCGAGCCGCTCTCCGCGCGGATCCGGGACACCGGCCGACTCGGCGTGGTCGACGCGATGCACGTGGTGGCGCAGGTCGCCCAGGCGCTGCACGCCGCGCACCAGGGCGGGATCGTGCACCGCGACGTCAAGCCGAGCAACCTGCTGGTGCAGGCCGACGGCACCGTCCGGCTGCTCGACTTCGGGGTGGCCCGCTCGGTCAACATCACCAGCATCACCAGCTCGAACGCGGTACCCGGGACCGCGCTCTACATGGCGCCGGAGCAGGCCGCCGGCAAGCCCGTGTCGGCCGCCACCGACATCTACGCGCTCGGCGCGGTGGCGTACCAGTGCGTGGCCGGGCAGCCGCCGTTCAGCGGGGAGAACCCGTTGCAGGTCGCGGTGAAGCACCTGCACGAGGATCCGGATCCGCTGCCGGCGGACGTACCCGCTCCGGTGGCCGAGTTGATCGGCCGGGCCCTGGCCAAGGACCCGGCCGACCGGTACCCGGACGCGGCGGCGATGGCGACGGCGGCCCGGGCCGCCGCGATCCACCCGGAGGTGGTGGCGGCGGACGCGGCGGGCGGCGTCGACGGCGGCGGGATCGCCCCGGCACCGTCGCCGACCGCGGTCACCGGGCTCGGCGTCCGCGCGGCGGCGGGCGGCGCCGGCCGGGCGGGCGGTGCGGGCGCGGCGAGCGGGCCGAGCACCCTGACCGACAATCCGGTGGTCGGCTCGGGCGGCCGGGACCGGGAACCGGGCATCGGCATCCTCACCCTGGCCGGGATCGCCGCCGTGGTGGGACTGGGCGCGGCGGTGGTGACCGCGGTGATCGCCCTCAAGATGGCCGACGACGCCCCGGCGACGAACGCGCCGCCGTCCCCGACGCCCAGCAGCAGTGCGACGGTGGAGGCGCACATCCCGGATCAGCCGTCGGCGACGGTACCGGACGGGCAGGAGACCAACCCGGATCGTCCTCGGGACACCCCCCGACCGCGTCCCACCACCTCGCCGAAGCCGAGCCCGACTCCGGACAGCGAGCCGACCGACGAGCCGACCGAGTCGACGCCGCCGACGAATCCGCCGCCGACGAATCCGCCGACCGGTCCGGAGAACCCGCCGGGCAGTGGCGGGCCGGTCGAACCGGGCAACGGCTGA
- a CDS encoding NAD(P)H-binding protein has protein sequence MGDNRTVLVIGATGNVGRHVVSGLLAAGVGVRALVRDPDRADLPDGATPVRGNLADPAGLARAAAGVDGVFLLWPFFSTELAPAVVDAVTAPGRHVVYLSAMNVRDDQDPARNGFWGEVERLVEMSGSTWTFLRAGGFATNTLGWAEQIRATGTVRWVYGEAARSLIHERDIAAVAVRALTERGHAGRKYVLTGPEPVTQAEQARLIGEAIGRPVHWVEIPVEQARRELLAAWGDGDQVDGALAYWAGLVSEAEPVTRTVQQVTGVPARTFREWAADHADDFRPLPVRDLAPHRGGRL, from the coding sequence ATGGGCGACAACCGAACAGTCCTGGTCATCGGCGCGACCGGGAACGTGGGGCGGCACGTGGTCAGCGGGCTGCTGGCGGCCGGTGTCGGCGTACGGGCGCTGGTCCGGGATCCCGACCGGGCCGACCTGCCCGACGGCGCCACCCCGGTCCGCGGCAACCTCGCCGATCCGGCCGGGCTGGCCCGGGCAGCCGCCGGGGTCGACGGGGTCTTCCTGCTCTGGCCGTTCTTCAGCACCGAGCTGGCCCCGGCGGTCGTGGACGCCGTCACCGCACCCGGGAGGCACGTCGTCTACCTCTCCGCGATGAACGTCCGGGACGACCAGGACCCGGCCCGCAACGGATTCTGGGGCGAGGTCGAGCGGCTGGTGGAGATGTCCGGGTCGACCTGGACCTTCCTGCGCGCCGGCGGCTTCGCCACCAACACCCTGGGGTGGGCGGAGCAGATCCGCGCCACCGGAACGGTCCGCTGGGTCTACGGCGAGGCGGCCCGGTCACTGATCCACGAACGTGACATCGCGGCGGTGGCGGTCCGGGCGCTGACCGAGCGGGGGCACGCCGGCCGGAAGTACGTGCTCACCGGGCCGGAGCCGGTGACCCAGGCCGAGCAGGCCCGGCTGATCGGCGAGGCGATCGGCCGGCCGGTGCACTGGGTGGAGATCCCGGTCGAGCAGGCCCGCCGGGAACTCCTCGCGGCGTGGGGCGACGGCGACCAGGTCGACGGGGCGCTGGCGTACTGGGCGGGGCTGGTCAGCGAAGCGGAGCCGGTGACCCGGACCGTGCAGCAGGTGACCGGGGTACCGGCGCGTACCTTCCGGGAGTGGGCGGCCGACCACGCGGACGACTTCCGCCCACTTCCGGTGCGGGACCTCGCACCGCACCGGGGCGGTAGGCTGTGA
- a CDS encoding glycosyltransferase: protein MRPLRVLRIISRMAVGEAAPQVGALMRGLDPDRFEQRLYAGPVEPGAGDYRRLRASDVPVRVLPALRRPVRPVDNIRATAALIAEIRHFRPDLVHTHDLRAGLLGRVAAVTCRVPIRVHSFHTHPLPGSPPVAGQLVAGAEAVLARASHALVAVGARVRDDLLAASIGRPDQYIVMPPGASLSPLPEQARARRTLGLPETGPVVAYLGPLSTPRRPDRFLAVAGAVRRTRSDVRFVVCGEGDRLAETVRAAAASRIEVTFLPWRSDLETVYASADLVLQTSDHEGTPLTLVEAGHAGRPVVATDVGGTAEVVRHGRTGLLCDRRDVDGLSRAVLRLLGDDELRERMGRTALTETREAFGTPRLVAATRDLYHRLAMARGCWPTEHVEPVGALARAR from the coding sequence ATGCGACCGCTTCGGGTGCTGCGGATCATCTCCCGAATGGCTGTGGGCGAGGCCGCGCCGCAGGTCGGCGCGTTGATGCGTGGGCTGGACCCGGACCGCTTCGAGCAGCGGCTCTACGCGGGCCCGGTCGAGCCGGGTGCCGGCGACTACCGCCGGCTGCGCGCCTCCGACGTCCCGGTCAGGGTGCTGCCCGCGCTCCGTCGCCCGGTCCGGCCGGTCGACAACATCCGGGCCACGGCCGCGCTGATCGCGGAGATCCGGCACTTCCGGCCGGACCTGGTGCACACCCACGACCTGCGGGCCGGCCTGCTGGGCCGGGTGGCGGCGGTCACCTGCCGGGTGCCGATCCGGGTGCACAGCTTCCACACCCATCCGCTGCCCGGGTCACCGCCGGTCGCCGGTCAGCTCGTCGCGGGCGCCGAGGCGGTGCTGGCCCGGGCCAGCCACGCGTTGGTCGCGGTCGGTGCCCGGGTACGCGACGACCTGCTGGCCGCCTCGATCGGCCGCCCCGATCAGTACATCGTGATGCCGCCGGGGGCGAGCCTGTCTCCGTTGCCCGAGCAGGCTCGGGCGCGGCGTACCCTCGGACTCCCCGAGACCGGGCCGGTGGTGGCGTACCTCGGTCCGCTGAGTACGCCCAGACGGCCGGACCGGTTCCTCGCGGTCGCCGGGGCGGTCCGGCGTACCCGCTCCGATGTCCGGTTCGTGGTCTGCGGCGAGGGTGACCGGTTGGCCGAGACGGTCAGGGCGGCCGCCGCCAGCCGGATCGAGGTGACCTTCCTGCCCTGGCGGTCGGATCTGGAGACGGTCTACGCCTCCGCCGACCTGGTGTTGCAGACCTCGGACCACGAGGGGACGCCGCTGACGCTGGTCGAGGCCGGTCACGCCGGCCGGCCGGTGGTGGCGACCGACGTGGGCGGCACCGCCGAGGTCGTCCGGCACGGCCGGACCGGACTGCTCTGCGACCGCCGGGACGTCGACGGGTTGAGCCGGGCGGTGCTGCGGCTGCTGGGCGACGACGAGCTGCGGGAGCGGATGGGTCGGACGGCGCTGACCGAGACCAGGGAGGCGTTCGGCACGCCCCGGCTGGTGGCGGCGACCCGGGACCTCTACCACCGGCTCGCGATGGCCCGGGGCTGCTGGCCGACCGAGCACGTCGAGCCGGTCGGCGCGCTGGCCCGCGCCCGCTGA
- a CDS encoding glycoside hydrolase family 38 C-terminal domain-containing protein, which yields MTTDERGRAGAGVPASIVVVPHTHWDREWYEPFQRFRLRLVALLDEVFERMERDPRQRFTLDGQLAAVDDYLEVRPERRDRVAALVAAGRLAVGPWQILLDEFLCSGENIVRNLELGLRRAAGFGAAMPVGYLPDMFGHVAQMPQILAGAGLAHACVWRGVPDRVRSSAFAWTAPDGTTIRTEYLHGGYGNAAGLVENPALVARRAAELAERLAAWRPDDAEPTSPMLAMYGADHGAPAAATPDLLAEAAERTGLRLRLGTLTDYFAEQPTGVAGLPEVRGELRSHARANILPGVYSVRAHLKQAMGRAERCVERYAEPLRILWYDDSAQRFLDMAWIRLIEASCHDSVTGCGCDETAEQVATRIAEAEQLGRAVHDLVGGRYAAGTPRDGYAVFNPTPRPRTALVRLDVALPGPGAPVALHTSAGRMVPTQRLAAAPTLLADDWYDEADLPVVLARLHGTELYGQEVTRWSVSPPRPAGPDGSPGRPGALTFHVARHADQAFDVAEVRAALAEATAHTDSAATADSAGTTDPRPAAAESHGSVAHADPGNGWAGRPGGTGRRWRVRILAEPRATVAALVEVPALGWTSVRPVPADGATRNDPEDAGTLADGDAGPPPARAWGRTLDNGLLRVEVADDGTLGLHTPDGLRVEGLGRIVDGGDVGDSYNYAPPATDSLVDKPQSVRTAILHEGPVTAVLDVLRTYRWPVEAEVAAGTRSVRTESVTVATRLELRAAEPFLRVTVSFDNRSADHRVRAHLPLPSRADVSYAQGQFAVVARGLTSEGGSGEVPLPTYPAAGFVTAGGAGGSLAVLLTQSSEYELVDDGRELALTLLRSVGMLSRNRNSMRDEPAGPQVPTPSAQCRGERTAEFALLPFRGGWHAAGVPAAAEAYRHGFLSFAGTGPAGGAVPPARTGLSVAGAGVVLSSVRDRDGLVEVRVVAEHPADTVATLGAGRPIRAARRADLLGRPGAALSVGVDGSVRLPLRAWEIATVQLELATGDPGADDEETVDRY from the coding sequence ATGACGACGGACGAGCGTGGGCGGGCCGGAGCGGGCGTACCGGCGAGCATCGTGGTGGTGCCGCACACCCACTGGGACCGGGAGTGGTACGAGCCGTTCCAGCGCTTCCGGCTGCGCCTGGTCGCGCTCCTCGACGAGGTGTTCGAGCGGATGGAGCGCGACCCGCGCCAGCGGTTCACCCTGGACGGCCAGCTCGCCGCCGTTGACGACTACCTGGAGGTACGCCCCGAGCGGCGGGACCGGGTCGCCGCCCTGGTCGCGGCCGGCCGGCTGGCCGTCGGCCCGTGGCAGATCCTGCTCGACGAGTTCCTCTGCTCCGGCGAGAACATCGTCCGCAACCTGGAGCTGGGGCTGCGCCGGGCCGCCGGCTTCGGCGCCGCCATGCCGGTCGGCTACCTGCCCGACATGTTCGGGCACGTCGCCCAGATGCCGCAGATCCTGGCCGGTGCCGGGCTGGCGCACGCCTGCGTCTGGCGGGGTGTGCCGGACCGGGTACGCAGCTCCGCCTTCGCCTGGACGGCACCGGACGGCACCACGATCCGGACCGAATACCTGCACGGCGGCTACGGCAACGCCGCCGGCCTGGTGGAGAACCCGGCCCTGGTGGCCCGCCGCGCCGCCGAGCTGGCCGAGCGGCTCGCCGCCTGGCGCCCGGACGACGCCGAACCGACGTCCCCGATGCTGGCGATGTACGGCGCCGACCACGGCGCCCCGGCCGCCGCCACGCCCGACCTGCTGGCCGAGGCGGCGGAGCGGACCGGCCTGCGGCTGCGCCTCGGCACCCTGACCGACTACTTCGCCGAGCAGCCGACCGGGGTCGCCGGCCTGCCGGAGGTACGCGGCGAACTCCGCTCACACGCCCGGGCGAACATCCTGCCCGGGGTCTACTCGGTGCGGGCGCACCTGAAGCAGGCGATGGGCCGGGCCGAACGCTGCGTCGAGCGGTACGCCGAACCGCTGCGCATCCTCTGGTACGACGACTCCGCGCAGCGCTTCCTCGACATGGCCTGGATCCGGCTGATCGAGGCGAGCTGCCACGACTCGGTGACCGGCTGCGGCTGTGACGAGACGGCCGAACAGGTGGCGACCCGGATCGCCGAGGCGGAACAGCTCGGCCGGGCGGTGCACGACCTGGTCGGCGGGCGGTACGCCGCCGGTACGCCCCGGGACGGCTACGCGGTCTTCAACCCGACGCCCCGCCCCCGGACCGCGCTGGTGCGGCTGGACGTCGCCCTGCCGGGCCCCGGAGCCCCGGTCGCCCTGCACACGAGCGCCGGTCGGATGGTGCCCACCCAGCGGCTGGCGGCCGCACCGACGCTGCTCGCCGACGACTGGTACGACGAGGCCGACCTGCCCGTTGTGCTGGCCCGGCTGCACGGCACCGAGCTGTACGGCCAGGAGGTCACCCGGTGGTCGGTCTCGCCGCCCCGGCCGGCCGGTCCCGACGGATCCCCCGGTCGGCCCGGCGCCCTCACCTTCCACGTCGCCCGCCACGCTGACCAGGCGTTCGACGTCGCCGAGGTGCGGGCGGCCCTGGCCGAGGCGACCGCCCATACGGACAGCGCCGCCACCGCCGACAGCGCCGGCACCACCGATCCTCGCCCGGCCGCCGCCGAGTCGCACGGATCCGTCGCGCACGCCGACCCGGGCAACGGCTGGGCGGGCCGGCCGGGCGGTACCGGTCGGCGATGGCGGGTGCGGATCCTCGCCGAACCCCGGGCGACGGTCGCCGCGCTGGTCGAGGTGCCCGCACTCGGCTGGACCAGCGTCCGGCCGGTACCGGCGGACGGCGCCACCCGGAACGACCCGGAAGACGCCGGCACGCTCGCCGACGGGGACGCGGGACCACCGCCGGCCCGGGCCTGGGGCCGGACGCTGGACAACGGGCTGCTCCGGGTGGAGGTGGCCGACGACGGGACGCTGGGCCTGCACACCCCCGACGGGCTGCGGGTCGAGGGACTCGGCCGGATCGTCGACGGCGGAGACGTCGGGGACAGCTACAACTACGCGCCGCCGGCAACGGACTCGCTGGTCGACAAGCCGCAGTCGGTGCGGACCGCGATCCTGCACGAGGGACCGGTCACGGCGGTACTCGACGTGCTGCGTACCTATCGGTGGCCGGTGGAGGCGGAGGTGGCGGCGGGGACCCGCTCGGTGCGTACCGAGTCGGTGACCGTGGCGACCCGGCTGGAGCTGCGGGCGGCCGAGCCGTTCCTCCGGGTGACGGTGAGCTTCGACAACCGGTCGGCGGACCATCGGGTACGGGCACACCTGCCGCTGCCGTCCCGGGCCGACGTGTCGTACGCGCAGGGCCAGTTCGCGGTCGTCGCACGCGGGTTGACCAGTGAGGGCGGTTCCGGCGAGGTACCGCTGCCGACCTATCCGGCGGCCGGCTTCGTGACGGCCGGTGGTGCCGGCGGCTCGCTGGCGGTGCTGCTCACCCAGTCGAGCGAGTACGAGTTGGTCGACGACGGCCGGGAGCTGGCACTGACCCTGCTCCGGTCGGTCGGGATGCTCTCCCGGAACCGGAATTCGATGCGGGACGAGCCGGCCGGGCCGCAGGTGCCGACGCCGTCGGCACAGTGCCGGGGGGAGCGGACGGCCGAGTTCGCGCTGTTGCCGTTCCGGGGCGGGTGGCATGCCGCAGGGGTGCCGGCGGCGGCGGAGGCGTACCGGCACGGGTTCCTCAGCTTCGCCGGCACCGGTCCGGCCGGCGGTGCCGTCCCGCCGGCCCGGACCGGTTTGTCGGTGGCCGGGGCCGGGGTGGTGCTGAGCAGTGTGCGGGACCGGGACGGCCTGGTCGAGGTGCGGGTGGTGGCGGAGCATCCCGCCGACACGGTGGCCACCCTCGGGGCCGGTCGGCCGATCCGCGCGGCGCGCCGGGCCGACCTGCTGGGTCGGCCCGGCGCGGCACTGTCGGTGGGTGTCGACGGGTCGGTCCGGCTGCCGCTGCGGGCCTGGGAGATCGCCACCGTTCAGCTCGAACTCGCCACCGGGGACCCGGGCGCGGACGACGAGGAAACCGTCGATCGGTACTGA
- a CDS encoding amidohydrolase family protein — MSVLRVRGRALPDGEWVDLYADGDRWTTDPVRNAELVAEGWLLPGLVDAHTHPGAEAPGRPLDEKLLRVDLGRHAEHGVTLIRAPGLAGEPPPWFGTDPDLPRAVHAGPWIAQHGQFFADWGRRAAHADLPEVAAAQAARTGWAKVIADWLPGDDPLPVEVLRAVVTAVHDAGGRIAVHTQHAAGGAAAVAAGVDSVEHGMHLDPALLHRMAEQGTALTPTLSIITGALDRLRDAADTPRRRWGLTGAVAHGPLVAAAAEAGVTLLAGTDSRPHGRIADEVRALVAAGVPPHVALGAASWTARDYLGLPGLVPGAPADAVVYPDDPRDDLDRLEHPSAVLLRGRLVRAAAG; from the coding sequence GTGAGCGTCCTCCGGGTACGCGGGCGCGCCCTGCCCGACGGCGAGTGGGTCGACCTGTACGCCGACGGCGACCGCTGGACCACCGACCCGGTCCGGAACGCCGAACTGGTCGCCGAGGGGTGGCTGCTGCCCGGCCTGGTCGACGCGCACACCCACCCCGGGGCCGAGGCGCCCGGTCGACCGCTGGACGAGAAACTGCTCCGCGTCGACCTGGGCCGGCACGCCGAACACGGGGTGACCCTGATCCGCGCGCCGGGCCTGGCCGGTGAGCCACCGCCCTGGTTCGGCACCGACCCCGACCTGCCGCGCGCGGTCCACGCCGGACCCTGGATCGCCCAGCACGGCCAGTTCTTCGCCGACTGGGGCCGCCGGGCAGCCCACGCCGACCTGCCGGAGGTCGCCGCCGCCCAGGCCGCCCGTACCGGTTGGGCGAAGGTGATCGCCGACTGGCTGCCGGGCGACGACCCGCTGCCGGTGGAGGTACTCCGGGCCGTGGTGACCGCCGTGCACGACGCCGGAGGCCGGATCGCCGTGCACACCCAGCACGCGGCGGGCGGCGCGGCGGCGGTGGCCGCCGGGGTCGACTCGGTGGAGCACGGCATGCACCTGGACCCGGCCCTGCTGCACCGGATGGCGGAGCAGGGCACCGCGTTGACCCCGACACTGTCGATCATCACCGGCGCACTCGACCGGCTGCGCGACGCCGCCGACACCCCACGTCGACGCTGGGGCTTGACCGGTGCCGTCGCGCACGGGCCACTGGTCGCGGCCGCCGCCGAGGCCGGGGTCACACTGCTGGCCGGTACCGACTCCCGGCCGCACGGACGGATCGCCGACGAGGTGCGCGCGCTGGTGGCCGCCGGGGTACCCCCGCACGTCGCGCTCGGTGCCGCGTCCTGGACCGCCCGGGACTACCTCGGCCTGCCGGGCCTGGTTCCGGGCGCTCCCGCCGACGCCGTCGTCTATCCCGACGACCCCCGCGACGACCTCGACCGGCTGGAACACCCCAGCGCGGTGCTGCTGCGGGGACGACTCGTCCGGGCAGCCGCCGGATAG